The Bacillus sp. Y1 genome includes the window TGAACAAACCAATAATTTTTTCATGTCCTAATTTAATTAAATGTTCTGTCGCGATAAAACCTCCGTGCTCGTCATTCATGATAATATGAGGAGGCATCAGCTGAGAATAAAATTGGTTAATCATTAAATAAGGAATATTGTTTTGTTCGAGTTCAAGATAGTAGTTAATGTTTGGGTTATAGTTGCTACTCTTTGTTGGTTCAACAATAAGCCCATCAACATTTCTATCTAACATCGTTTGTAAACATTGTCTTTCTTTCTCCACATTATTATCTGTACAAGATAAAGTTAACGTATATCCTTGTGTTGTCAGATAGGATTCAATTCCTCTAATAATGGACGGAAAGATATAATCAGAAATATAGGTAGTAATAACACCAATATTTTTTCCTTTTATTACAGAAGAGGAAGAAGTCTGTTGTTGCGATTGTTTAGGATTATGCGAACAGAAGGTACCAGCACCTTGTTCTCTGTAAAGTAAACCTTCATGAACGAGATCACCCACCGCTTGTCGCACCGTATGTCTACTAACCCCAAATATCTGCACAAGTTCATTTTCGGAGTAAATTTTTTCCCCAGGGTTTACCTTCCCTGTTTCAATCCACTCCACAATCTTTTCCTTAA containing:
- a CDS encoding GntR family transcriptional regulator — translated: MVKEKIVEWIETGKVNPGEKIYSENELVQIFGVSRHTVRQAVGDLVHEGLLYREQGAGTFCSHNPKQSQQQTSSSSVIKGKNIGVITTYISDYIFPSIIRGIESYLTTQGYTLTLSCTDNNVEKERQCLQTMLDRNVDGLIVEPTKSSNYNPNINYYLELEQNNIPYLMINQFYSQLMPPHIIMNDEHGGFIATEHLIKLGHEKIIGLFKTDDLQGVNRMQGFIRAFREHGVTFFPEMVITYSTEDVNSKTLKQIEEFFSKDEKPTAIVCYNDQLAVSVLDVLRKLDLKVPEDVSIVGYDDSFLAEATEVKLTTVTHPKMDMGIEAAKWIVSAVENKEVPQSKVYEPELVVRNSTMQLKKTSLI